One genomic window of Arachis hypogaea cultivar Tifrunner chromosome 8, arahy.Tifrunner.gnm2.J5K5, whole genome shotgun sequence includes the following:
- the LOC112707806 gene encoding FCS-Like Zinc finger 10, with the protein MLRKRSRSQQKDQNQMDSNSDHYSPQFLALGQNKTQQNHSIFNNVPCLFVGFGPKGLLDADSVRSPTSPLDSRVLSNLGNHVVNIRTPKSSCNQRSWDCCKVGLSLIDSLEDCPKFNGKILRCSESKNISVTPKASNCEKAYLDYNFDSTSSKSLPKDFCKAPPPFTTQKIGSILQKGGSESSVLFEIGDSGLDHEIFGKTRSCSLDSCSPLKTLYSDLVNSSNTDPNKDDFALKDVVVMNTTTQLSSPPHFIGGSKNYSKNTLSMCSCSNEFIKSLSANEIENSEDYTCVISRGPNPKTTHIFCDCILETHHDNNDEFKNHLKIEEMEKEKGVVSLLQTPIHYPSSEFLSFCHHCKKKLEEGKDIYMYRGERAFCSLTCRALEIMNDEELEEESDNTPSSRNSPNQEHGEKLFETGIITSNR; encoded by the exons ATGCTGAGAAAGAGGAGCAGGTCACAGCAGAAGGATCAGAACCAAATGGATTCAAATTCTGATCACTATTCTCCTCAGTTCCTTGCTTTGGGGCAAAACAAAACTCAACAAAACCATTCAATTTTCAACAATGTCCCATGTCTCTTTGTTGGTTTTGGTCCTAAAGGTCTTTTAGATGCTGATTCAGTTAGAAGCCCTACTTCTCCATTAGATTCTAGAGTTCTTTCAAATCTTGGGAACCATGTTGTTAATATTAGGACCCCAAAATCATCATGTAATCAAAGGAGTTGGGATTGTTGCAAAGTAGGACTAAGCCTTATAGATTCATTGGAAGATTGTCCCAAGTTCAATGGGAAGATTCTAAGGTGTTCTGAGAGCAAGAACATTAGTGTTACTCCCAAGGCCTCAAATTGTGAAAAGGCCTATTTGGATTACAATTttgattcaacatcatcaaagtCATTGCCTAAAGATTTTTGTAAGGCTCCTCCTCCTTTCACAACACAAAAAATTGGATCTATTCTCCAAAAGGGTGGTAGTGAGTCTAGTGTTCTATTTGAGATTGGAGATAGTGGCTTAGACCATGAGATTTTTGGGAAAACAAGGTCATGTTCATTGGATTCTTGTAGTCCGTTGAAGACCCTTTATTCTGATTTGGTTAATTCGTCGAATACCGATCCAAACAAGGACGATTTTGCTTTGAAAGATGTGGTTGTGATGAACACAACCACCCAATTGAGCTCCCCTCCTCATTTTATTGGAGGAAGCAAGAACTACTCAAAAAACACACTTTCCATGTGCTCTTGTTCCAATGAATTCATAAAGTCTTTATCAGCTAATGAGATTGAAAACTCTGAGGACTATACATGTGTGATTTCGCGAGGCCCGAATCCCAAAACAACTCACATTTTTTGTGATTGCATCTTGGAGACTCATCATGACAACAACGATGAGTTCAAGAATCATCTTAAAATTGAAGAGATGGAAAAGGAGAAGGGAGTAGTATCCCTGCTACAAACTCCAATCCATTATCCCTCTAGTGAGTTCTTAAGTTTCTGCCACCATTGCAAGAAGAAGCTTGAAGAGGGTAAAGATATTTACATGTATAG GGGTGAAAGAGCATTTTGCAGTCTAACATGCCGTGCCTTGGAGATCATGAATGACGAGGAGTTAGAGGAAGAATCAGATAATACTCCTTCTTCTAGGAACTCTCCAAATCAAGAACATGGTGAGAAACTTTTTGAGACTGGAATCATCACATCTAATAGATAG